In a genomic window of Sphingomonas koreensis:
- the bla gene encoding class A beta-lactamase translates to MIPAAGAQASPAPAAPAKLESAFALLARQTDGTVGVAVQRIGGGPVYTLNAGQTFPMASTFKIAVAGAVLARIDKGDFKLDTMVTVDPAVWVQSAGIAEQMKHPGVALSVHNLLELMLTRSDNTATDVMVTQAGGPAAVTAWLRKVGVTSGQRIDADTARLIYRALGITPGPGTFRENIDRAFAADPSKRDMDQKRLPNIPFNNDPRDASTPEAMVQLLAVIQSGKALSASSTKVLIDIMERCITGEKRLKGLLPQNTVVAHKTGTLMSIANDVGIVTMPDGSKFAIAVFVKSDTKGVDTQERVIAEIARTAYDHYLLGGQ, encoded by the coding sequence TTGATCCCCGCCGCCGGCGCCCAAGCCTCACCGGCGCCGGCGGCACCCGCGAAGCTCGAATCCGCCTTTGCCCTGCTCGCCAGACAGACCGACGGCACCGTCGGGGTGGCGGTACAGCGGATCGGCGGCGGACCGGTCTACACGCTCAACGCCGGCCAGACCTTCCCGATGGCCAGCACCTTCAAGATCGCGGTCGCGGGCGCCGTTCTCGCGCGGATCGACAAGGGAGATTTCAAGCTCGACACGATGGTCACCGTCGATCCGGCGGTGTGGGTCCAGTCGGCCGGGATCGCCGAGCAGATGAAGCATCCCGGCGTTGCGCTCTCGGTGCACAATCTGCTCGAGCTGATGCTGACGCGCAGCGACAATACCGCAACCGATGTGATGGTCACTCAGGCGGGCGGGCCGGCCGCGGTCACCGCCTGGCTGCGCAAGGTCGGCGTCACCAGCGGTCAGCGCATCGATGCCGATACCGCGCGGCTGATCTACCGCGCACTCGGCATCACCCCCGGGCCGGGGACGTTCCGCGAGAATATCGACCGCGCCTTCGCAGCCGATCCGTCGAAGCGCGACATGGATCAGAAGCGTCTTCCCAATATCCCCTTCAACAACGATCCGCGCGACGCCTCCACGCCCGAGGCGATGGTTCAGCTGCTCGCCGTCATCCAGTCGGGCAAGGCGCTGAGCGCGTCGAGCACCAAGGTGCTGATCGATATCATGGAACGCTGCATCACGGGCGAGAAGCGTTTGAAGGGCCTGCTGCCCCAAAATACGGTGGTCGCGCACAAGACCGGCACGCTGATGAGCATCGCCAACGATGTCGGCATCGTCACGATGCCCGACGGCAGCAAGTTCGCCATCGCAGTGTTCGTGAAGAGCGACACCAAAGGCGTGGATACGCAGGAGCGGGTGATCGCCGAAATCGCGCGAACCGCCTACGACCATTATCTGCTGGGCGGGCAATAA
- a CDS encoding helix-turn-helix domain-containing protein, translating to MTPSLGTIVKRLRQERGWKLSDMSRAVGIPLSTLSKIENDKLTLSYDKLQQFARSLNIPLTALFAEPAPKKGAPVVTGRRSIATLDRAIHITTNNYEYSYFSSELRNRRMIPIHARVTSKTLEEFGELVRHSGEEFAYVTEGAAILHTEFYEPVTLHEGEGVYIDSTMGHAYLVAPGYEEAAMLVVCASGDEHLQDELIAEAEARQGEDGADTGAPRWSRPG from the coding sequence ATGACGCCGAGCCTTGGAACAATCGTGAAACGTCTGCGCCAAGAGCGCGGATGGAAATTGTCGGATATGAGCCGCGCCGTCGGCATTCCGCTCTCGACCTTGTCGAAGATCGAGAACGACAAGCTGACGCTGAGCTACGACAAGCTCCAGCAGTTCGCGCGCTCGCTCAACATCCCGCTGACCGCGTTGTTCGCCGAACCGGCGCCCAAGAAAGGCGCGCCCGTCGTCACCGGCCGGCGAAGCATCGCGACGCTCGACCGCGCGATCCACATCACCACCAACAACTACGAATACAGCTATTTCTCCAGCGAGCTGCGTAACCGCCGGATGATCCCGATCCATGCGCGTGTAACGTCCAAGACGCTGGAAGAGTTCGGCGAGCTGGTGCGGCACAGCGGCGAGGAATTCGCTTATGTGACCGAGGGCGCAGCCATTCTCCATACCGAGTTTTACGAGCCGGTGACGCTGCACGAGGGCGAGGGCGTCTATATCGACAGCACCATGGGCCACGCCTATCTGGTCGCGCCCGGATACGAAGAAGCGGCAATGCTGGTGGTGTGCGCATCGGGCGACGAGCATCTGCAGGACGAGTTGATCGCCGAAGCCGAAGCGCGGCAGGGCGAGGATGGCGCGGACACCGGCGCACCGCGCTGGTCGCGGCCGGGATAG
- a CDS encoding serine hydrolase translates to MRALLVAAVVCAAPAAAQPAELAAVTRSVEAAAQAELADKEIPSIAVALVDRSGVVWSRAWGHADADGKVPATPATLYRAGSVSKLFTDIAVMRLVEQGKLDLDAPVTRYLPDFRPQNPFGGAITLRQLMTHRSGLVREAPRGHYFDSDAKGQADAVASLNATRLVAAPGAITKYSNAGIAVVGEVVARVSGKPYAQAVADLVLRPLGMGASAFERGALKGPVAYSQMNSFDGGRWPAPPLELGTPAAGSLYTDTADLGAFARAMLNGGGAVLKPATLAEMWREQYGKTGTRSFGLGFGLGTLDGQRTVGHGGAVYGHVASLQLMPDAGIGVVVFATVDAGNAAQRIGAHALRNWLAAREGRALPGWQRSNAISGDEAIRLSGRFENGGDSVNLRVFDGRLVLDAPELAGELRRIGDRYVLDDAQLWRDGVAVAPDASWVELDGRRFTRAQWRRPPPPNAELAALIGEYGWDYNVLRIYERDGKPYVRVEWVDWLPLTRIAADHYAFPKDHGLYPLEALTFERDAAGKVTAAKLGAIRFPRRDFGAEGEAAIRKVMATGGIDTVREGARRATPPVEAEPKVKSDLVAVQSLDPAIRLDIRYAGTNNFLGQQIYERPGAFLQRPAAEAMARINRSLAPQGFGLLVHDAYRPWYVTKMFWDATPPASRIFVADPSKGSRHNRGAAVDLTMVDLATGKPMITTGRYDEMSSRSYTNYVGGSDEQRWLREVLRRAMEADGFTVYPQEWWHFDRDGWQQYPIGNRSFEELEK, encoded by the coding sequence ATGCGCGCCTTGTTGGTTGCGGCGGTGGTTTGCGCCGCGCCCGCCGCCGCTCAGCCTGCCGAGCTGGCGGCGGTTACGCGTTCGGTCGAGGCGGCGGCACAGGCCGAGCTGGCGGACAAGGAAATCCCGTCGATCGCGGTCGCGCTGGTCGACCGCAGCGGTGTCGTCTGGTCGCGCGCCTGGGGCCATGCCGATGCCGATGGCAAGGTGCCCGCCACCCCTGCGACGCTCTACCGCGCCGGATCGGTCAGCAAGCTGTTCACCGACATTGCGGTGATGCGGCTGGTCGAGCAGGGCAAGCTCGATCTCGACGCGCCGGTGACACGCTACCTTCCCGACTTCCGTCCGCAAAACCCGTTCGGTGGCGCGATTACGCTACGCCAGCTGATGACGCACCGATCAGGACTGGTCCGCGAAGCGCCGCGCGGTCACTATTTCGATAGCGATGCCAAGGGGCAGGCCGACGCCGTCGCCAGCCTCAATGCGACCCGGCTGGTCGCCGCACCCGGCGCGATCACCAAATATTCCAACGCCGGCATCGCCGTGGTGGGCGAAGTCGTCGCCCGCGTCTCGGGCAAGCCCTATGCGCAAGCGGTGGCCGATCTGGTGCTGCGCCCGCTGGGCATGGGTGCGAGCGCGTTCGAGCGCGGTGCGCTCAAGGGACCGGTCGCATATTCCCAGATGAACAGCTTCGACGGTGGACGCTGGCCGGCGCCGCCGCTCGAACTCGGCACGCCCGCCGCGGGCAGCCTCTACACCGACACCGCCGATCTCGGCGCCTTCGCCCGTGCGATGCTCAATGGCGGTGGCGCGGTGCTCAAGCCCGCGACGCTCGCCGAGATGTGGCGCGAGCAGTACGGCAAGACCGGCACGCGCAGCTTCGGGCTCGGCTTTGGGCTGGGCACGCTCGATGGCCAGCGCACCGTCGGCCATGGCGGTGCGGTCTATGGCCATGTCGCCAGCCTGCAGTTGATGCCCGATGCGGGGATTGGCGTTGTCGTCTTCGCGACGGTCGATGCCGGCAATGCCGCGCAGCGGATCGGCGCGCACGCGCTGCGCAACTGGCTCGCCGCGCGCGAGGGCAGGGCGCTGCCCGGCTGGCAGCGCAGCAATGCGATCAGCGGGGATGAAGCGATCCGCCTCAGCGGCCGCTTCGAGAATGGCGGCGACAGCGTCAATCTGCGCGTGTTCGACGGGCGGCTGGTGCTCGATGCGCCCGAGCTGGCGGGCGAACTGCGCCGCATTGGCGACCGCTACGTGCTCGACGATGCGCAGCTGTGGCGCGACGGCGTCGCGGTCGCACCCGACGCGAGCTGGGTCGAGCTCGACGGGCGCCGCTTCACCCGCGCGCAGTGGCGCCGCCCGCCGCCGCCCAATGCCGAGCTTGCGGCGCTGATAGGCGAATATGGCTGGGACTATAACGTGCTGCGCATCTATGAGCGCGACGGCAAACCCTATGTCCGCGTCGAATGGGTCGACTGGCTCCCGCTCACGCGCATTGCCGCCGATCACTATGCCTTCCCCAAGGATCACGGTCTCTACCCGCTCGAGGCGCTGACCTTCGAGCGCGATGCCGCGGGCAAGGTCACCGCCGCCAAGCTCGGCGCGATCCGTTTTCCCCGCAGGGACTTCGGCGCGGAGGGTGAAGCGGCGATCCGCAAGGTCATGGCGACCGGAGGGATCGACACGGTGCGCGAGGGCGCGCGCCGCGCGACCCCGCCGGTCGAGGCCGAGCCGAAGGTGAAGTCCGATCTGGTCGCGGTGCAGTCGCTCGATCCGGCGATCCGGCTCGACATCCGTTATGCCGGGACCAACAACTTTCTCGGCCAGCAGATCTACGAGCGGCCGGGTGCGTTTCTTCAACGTCCGGCGGCGGAGGCGATGGCGCGGATCAACCGGAGCCTTGCGCCGCAGGGCTTCGGCCTGCTGGTCCATGACGCCTATCGCCCCTGGTACGTCACCAAGATGTTCTGGGACGCGACCCCGCCGGCCAGCCGCATCTTCGTCGCCGATCCCAGCAAGGGTTCGCGCCACAATCGCGGTGCGGCGGTCGACCTCACCATGGTCGACCTTGCGACGGGCAAGCCGATGATCACCACCGGCCGCTACGACGAAATGTCGAGCCGGTCCTATACCAACTATGTCGGCGGCAGCGACGAGCAGCGGTGGCTGCGGGAAGTGCTGCGCCGGGCGATGGAAGCCGACGGCTTCACCGTATACCCGCAGGAATGGTGGCATTTCGACCGGGACGGGTGGCAGCAATACCCGATCGGCAATCGCAGTTTCGAGGAGCTTGAGAAGTGA
- a CDS encoding TonB-dependent receptor plug domain-containing protein, giving the protein MAVSELMGVRRNWKRRILAGAALGLPMVLPSFAWAQDAAEEPEEVIVTGSQIARSGFDTPTPVTVVGTEDFERVAAPNVADALNQYPALKPSVTPEASTNLSKLSSGNYLDLRGLTYLRTLTLVDGKRPTPSSPEGVVNVNNIPQAVISGAEVVTGGASAAYGSDAVAGVVNFKIDHKLEGVRGNAQYGISNYGDNKSYLASAAAGTKFAGGRGHIIVGAEMAQSKGILDYGEREWGDYATIANPASTPTNTAPTFILVNQPRTSNASYGGLINSATGANGTTLLRGIQFLGNGQTGPFNYGTNQTANAHQGGDGVCGICDAVLKQPYKRWAAYGASEFEFDTAATFYASFGYARSDIENAPSITANDQITIQRDNVFLPASIRTILNANPDITSFVMGRAINDYARGYINKVTWNWQAVAGLRGKLGGSWSYDVSYTYGKARDYTNFAGARHTANWRNALDAVDNPATPGVVDPICRSTITNPGNGCVPLNLFGVVAPGTQQAALDYITGDSIRDWQMKQQAADLVVRGSLFSLPAGTVSFAGGVHWRKFEVDVLSDPISASRPGGATVYRVGNTLPFSGTEEVKEAFGELLIPILADQDYAKNLDLNVAGRITDYKTSGQVETWKIGINYAMTDFLRFRGTRSRDIRAPNIQELFAAGQTLIFNINDSARANEVYSVSTTQGGNPFLKPEKADTLTLGMVVSPTRDLRFSLDYYDIKIEGAIAALTAQQIVNRCNNGDAGSCALVTRGPASGSTPGQISGILLAPANFQSIMTAGIDFEASYRTDFWKGSLDLRVLANYVNKLELVGDGGARTILAGTLSQTFVDGVNGSPNLRVTSSASYSTDGWRANLTGRWIGGGLITRDTTVTKPFGTPISDKMHGKGRFYLDLSGEVTLFRPTGGKSKVAAYGSILNLLNTDPPILGYDWATARHLYDVIGRQFTAGIRFSF; this is encoded by the coding sequence ATGGCCGTTTCGGAATTGATGGGCGTGCGGCGCAACTGGAAGCGCCGGATTCTGGCGGGTGCGGCCTTGGGGTTGCCGATGGTTCTGCCAAGCTTCGCCTGGGCGCAGGATGCCGCCGAAGAACCCGAAGAGGTCATCGTCACCGGATCGCAGATCGCGCGCAGCGGCTTCGACACGCCCACCCCGGTCACGGTCGTCGGCACCGAGGATTTCGAGCGCGTCGCCGCGCCCAACGTTGCCGACGCGCTCAACCAGTATCCCGCGCTGAAGCCCAGCGTCACGCCCGAGGCTTCGACCAACCTTTCCAAGCTGTCGTCGGGCAATTATCTCGACCTGCGCGGCCTGACCTATCTGCGAACGCTCACCCTGGTCGACGGCAAGCGGCCGACGCCGTCGTCGCCCGAGGGCGTAGTCAACGTCAACAACATCCCGCAGGCGGTGATTTCGGGCGCCGAAGTCGTCACCGGCGGCGCCTCAGCCGCTTATGGTTCGGACGCCGTCGCGGGCGTGGTCAATTTCAAGATCGACCACAAGCTCGAGGGCGTGCGCGGCAACGCGCAGTACGGCATCAGCAACTATGGTGACAACAAGAGCTACCTCGCCTCGGCAGCGGCTGGCACGAAGTTCGCTGGCGGGCGCGGCCACATCATCGTCGGCGCCGAAATGGCGCAGAGCAAGGGCATCCTCGATTATGGCGAGCGCGAATGGGGCGACTACGCCACCATCGCCAATCCCGCCAGCACGCCGACCAATACCGCACCGACCTTCATCCTGGTCAATCAGCCGCGCACGTCGAACGCCTCCTATGGCGGCCTGATCAACAGCGCGACCGGCGCCAACGGCACGACCTTGCTCCGTGGCATCCAGTTCCTCGGCAATGGCCAGACCGGTCCGTTCAACTACGGCACCAACCAGACCGCCAACGCGCATCAGGGCGGCGACGGCGTCTGCGGCATCTGCGACGCGGTGCTCAAACAGCCCTACAAGCGCTGGGCCGCCTATGGCGCGAGCGAGTTCGAATTCGATACCGCCGCGACCTTCTATGCGAGCTTCGGCTATGCGCGTTCGGACATCGAGAACGCGCCGTCGATCACCGCCAACGACCAGATCACGATCCAGCGCGACAACGTCTTCCTGCCCGCCTCGATCCGCACGATCCTGAATGCCAATCCGGACATCACCAGCTTCGTGATGGGTCGCGCGATCAACGATTATGCGCGCGGCTATATCAACAAGGTGACGTGGAACTGGCAGGCGGTTGCGGGGTTGCGCGGCAAGCTCGGCGGATCGTGGAGCTACGACGTCTCCTACACCTACGGGAAGGCGCGCGACTATACCAATTTCGCCGGGGCGCGGCACACCGCCAACTGGCGCAACGCGCTCGATGCGGTCGACAACCCCGCGACGCCGGGCGTGGTGGATCCGATCTGCCGCTCGACGATCACCAATCCCGGCAATGGCTGCGTGCCGCTCAACCTGTTCGGCGTGGTTGCGCCGGGAACGCAGCAGGCCGCGCTCGACTATATCACCGGGGATTCGATCCGCGACTGGCAGATGAAGCAGCAGGCCGCGGACCTCGTCGTGCGCGGCAGCCTGTTCTCGCTGCCCGCCGGCACGGTGAGCTTCGCGGGCGGCGTCCACTGGCGCAAGTTCGAGGTCGACGTCCTGTCCGATCCGATCTCGGCGAGCCGCCCGGGCGGGGCGACCGTCTATCGCGTCGGCAACACCTTGCCCTTCTCGGGGACCGAAGAGGTCAAGGAAGCGTTCGGCGAGCTGCTGATCCCGATCCTGGCCGACCAGGACTATGCCAAGAATCTCGACCTCAATGTCGCCGGGCGGATCACCGACTACAAGACGTCGGGCCAGGTGGAGACGTGGAAAATCGGCATCAACTATGCGATGACCGATTTCCTGCGCTTCCGCGGCACCCGTTCGCGCGACATCCGCGCGCCCAACATCCAGGAACTGTTCGCTGCGGGACAGACGCTGATCTTCAACATCAATGACAGCGCGCGCGCGAACGAGGTCTATTCGGTCTCGACCACCCAGGGCGGCAACCCGTTCCTGAAGCCCGAAAAGGCGGACACGCTGACGCTGGGCATGGTCGTGTCGCCGACGCGCGACCTTCGCTTCTCGCTCGACTATTACGACATCAAGATCGAAGGCGCGATCGCGGCGCTGACCGCCCAGCAGATCGTCAATCGCTGCAACAATGGCGACGCCGGATCGTGCGCGCTGGTCACCCGCGGCCCTGCGAGCGGCAGCACGCCGGGCCAGATCAGCGGCATCCTGCTCGCGCCGGCTAATTTCCAGTCGATCATGACCGCGGGCATCGATTTCGAGGCGTCGTATCGCACCGATTTCTGGAAGGGCAGCCTCGACCTGCGCGTGCTCGCCAACTACGTCAACAAGCTCGAGCTGGTCGGCGACGGTGGCGCGCGGACGATCCTCGCGGGCACGCTGTCTCAGACCTTCGTCGACGGCGTGAACGGGTCACCCAATCTGCGCGTGACCAGCTCGGCGAGCTACAGCACCGACGGCTGGCGTGCGAACCTGACCGGGCGCTGGATCGGCGGGGGGCTCATCACCCGCGACACGACGGTGACCAAGCCGTTCGGCACGCCGATCAGCGACAAGATGCACGGCAAGGGCCGCTTCTATCTCGACCTGTCGGGCGAGGTGACGCTGTTCCGTCCGACCGGCGGCAAGAGCAAGGTCGCGGCCTATGGCTCGATCCTCAACCTGCTCAACACCGATCCGCCGATTCTGGGCTATGACTGGGCGACAGCGCGTCATCTCTACGACGTGATCGGGCGGCAATTCACGGCGGGTATCCGGTTCAGCTTCTGA